The following coding sequences are from one Microtus pennsylvanicus isolate mMicPen1 chromosome 1, mMicPen1.hap1, whole genome shotgun sequence window:
- the Zbtb2 gene encoding zinc finger and BTB domain-containing protein 2 isoform X2, producing the protein MYTGKMAPQLIDPVRLEQGIKFLHAYPLIQEASLASQGTFSHPEQVFPLASSLYGIQIADHQLRQATKMNLVPEKLGREPRPQASRMSQEPVPETSQLSQLTANLAQVNRTNMTPADPMQTSLSPELVSTPVPPPPSGEETNLEASSSDEQPSSLTIAHVKPSIMKRNGSFPKYYACHLCGRRFTLRSSLREHLQIHTGVPFTAGPPGEGRGPLSLCSNAADLGKDALEVPEAGMISDSELQHISDSPIIDGQPQSETPPPSDIADIDNLEQADQEREVKRRKYECTICGRKFIQKSHWREHMYIHTGKPFKCSTCDKSFCRANQAARHVCLNQSIDTYTMVDKQTLELCTFEEGSQMDNMLVQANKPYKCNLCDKTFSTPSEVVKHSCQNQNSDVFALDEGRSVLLGSGDSEVTDSDHPVLASIKKEQETVLLD; encoded by the coding sequence ATGTACACCGGGAAGATGGCCCCGCAGCTGATCGACCCTGTGCGGCTGGAGCAAGGGATCAAATTCCTGCACGCGTACCCCCTCATCCAGGAAGCCAGCCTGGCCAGCCAAGGCACCTTTTCCCATCCGGAGCAAGTCTTCCCGCTGGCCTCGTCACTGTATGGCATTCAAATCGCAGACCACCAGCTGAGACAAGCCACCAAGATGAACTTAGTGCCTGAGAAGCTTGGGCGGGAGCCTAGGCCCCAGGCATCCAGGATGAGCCAGGAACCCGTGCCCGAGACCTCACAGCTGTCCCAGCTGACAGCAAACCTGGCTCAGGTAAATCGGACAAACATGACTCCCGCCGACCCCATGCAGACCTCGTTGTCACCCGAACTTGTCTCCACACCcgttcctccccctccttctggGGAGGAGACCAACTTGGAGGCCTCTTCCTCAGACGAGCAGCCTTCTTCCCTCACGATCGCCCACGTGAAGCCAAGCATCATGAAGAGAAACGGAAGCTTCCCCAAGTACTATGCCTGCCACCTGTGCGGCCGGCGATTCACGCTGCGCAGTAGCCTGCGAGAGCACCTGCAGATCCACACCGGGGTACCCTTCACAGCCGGCCCTCCCGGGGAAGGCCGCGGGCCCCTGTCCCTCTGCAGCAATGCGGCCGACCTGGGCAAGGATGCCCTGGAAGTGCCCGAGGCGGGGATGATCAGCGACAGCGAGCTGCAGCACATCTCCGACTCCCCCATCATCGATGGGCAGCCGCAGTCTGAGACTCCACCGCCCTCAGACATCGCGGACATTGACAACCTGGAGCAGGCCGACCAGGAACGCGAGGTGAAGAGGCGCAAGTACGAGTGCACCATCTGCGGCCGCAAGTTCATCCAGAAAAGCCACTGGCGTGAGCACATGTACATTCACACGGGCAAACCCTTCAAGTGCAGCACCTGTGACAAGAGCTTCTGCAGGGCCAATCAGGCCGCACGCCATGTGTGCCTCAACCAGAGCATCGACACCTACACCATGGTGGACAAGCAGACGCTGGAGCTCTGCACCTTTGAGGAGGGCAGTCAGATGGACAACATGCTGGTGCAGGCCAATAAGCCCTACAAGTGCAACCTCTGCGACAAGACATTCTCCACTCCCAGCGAGGTGGTCAAACACTCCTGCCAGAACCAGAACTCAGACGTGTTCGCCCTGGACGAGGGCCGGTCGGTCCTCCTGGGCAGTGGGGACTCGGAAGTGACTGACTCTGACCATCCTGTGTTAGCATCCATCAAAAAGGAACAGGAAACTGTGTTACTAGACTGA